One window of Thermocoleostomius sinensis A174 genomic DNA carries:
- a CDS encoding TetR/AcrR family transcriptional regulator: MRTFHSSAPSEAETQTRILKAARRLFARQGYDGTTTRELAQAAGVAEGTIFRHFESKKAILIEVATQGWIEILTDLLTELSEMGSYKAIAQVMRRRMLNLHQNADLLRVCFMEAQFHPDLRERIQSDVIEKMTDVAEAFFETAMDQGIYRRMNPRIVAQVFLGMFTIAGFSRDTIMPENSSPQAMLEMAEGMADIFLNGVLAPTS; encoded by the coding sequence ATGCGAACTTTTCACAGCAGCGCCCCTTCTGAGGCAGAAACCCAAACTCGCATCCTTAAGGCAGCTAGGCGACTATTTGCCCGTCAAGGGTACGACGGTACCACAACTCGCGAACTGGCTCAGGCGGCAGGCGTGGCGGAAGGAACTATCTTTCGTCACTTTGAAAGCAAAAAGGCTATCTTGATTGAAGTGGCGACTCAAGGTTGGATAGAAATCTTGACAGACTTGTTAACTGAGCTAAGCGAAATGGGCAGCTACAAGGCGATCGCGCAAGTCATGCGGCGACGGATGCTGAACCTGCACCAGAATGCAGATTTGCTGCGGGTGTGCTTCATGGAGGCACAGTTTCACCCCGATTTGCGTGAACGGATTCAGTCTGATGTGATCGAAAAAATGACCGATGTTGCAGAGGCGTTCTTTGAAACAGCCATGGATCAAGGTATCTATCGCCGAATGAATCCCCGAATTGTTGCTCAGGTGTTTTTGGGTATGTTTACGATCGCTGGCTTCAGCCGCGACACGATCATGCCAGAGAATTCATCTCCCCAAGCTATGTTAGAAATGGCCGAAGGGATGGCAGATATTTTCTTGAATGGGGTCTTGGCTCCAACTTCGTGA
- a CDS encoding phosphoglycerate kinase → MSKKTVASLSAADLTGKRALVRVDFNVPLDDQGNITDDTRIRAALPTIQYLSSNGAKVILTSHFGRPKGKVVDSMRLTPVAKRLSELLGQDVIKCDDCIGDSVANAVSNMQNGQVALLENVRFYAEEEKNDPDFAKKLASVADLYVNDAFGTAHRAHASTEGVTHYLKPAVGGYLIEKELQYLQSAIENPQRPLAAIIGGSKVSSKITVIETLLEKVDKLLIGGGMIFTFYKARGLSVGKSLVEDDFVELAKTLEAKANEKGVTLLLPTDVVVADNFAADANAQTVSVESIPDGWMGLDIGPASVKLFQEALADCKTVIWNGPMGVFEFDQFAKGTEAIARSLADLTKTGATTIIGGGDSVAAVEKVGVADQMSHISTGGGASLELLEGKVLPGIAALDEA, encoded by the coding sequence GTGTCAAAAAAAACCGTAGCAAGTTTATCGGCGGCCGATTTGACTGGTAAGCGAGCACTTGTCCGAGTCGATTTCAACGTGCCTCTGGATGACCAAGGCAACATCACCGACGATACCCGCATTCGAGCGGCCCTACCCACCATTCAGTATTTGTCTTCCAATGGAGCCAAGGTCATCTTGACGAGTCACTTTGGGCGTCCCAAGGGCAAAGTTGTCGATAGTATGCGCCTGACACCCGTTGCTAAGCGGTTATCTGAGTTACTAGGGCAAGATGTGATTAAATGTGACGATTGTATTGGCGATAGTGTAGCCAATGCGGTTTCCAACATGCAAAATGGACAGGTGGCGCTGTTAGAGAATGTGCGTTTTTATGCAGAGGAGGAAAAAAACGATCCAGACTTTGCCAAGAAGCTCGCGTCTGTTGCCGATCTATACGTGAATGATGCCTTTGGCACTGCTCACCGGGCCCATGCCTCTACTGAGGGTGTTACTCACTATCTCAAACCAGCTGTGGGTGGCTACCTGATTGAAAAAGAATTGCAGTATCTTCAGAGTGCGATCGAGAATCCCCAACGTCCTCTGGCAGCAATTATTGGTGGCTCTAAGGTTTCCAGCAAAATCACCGTAATTGAAACCCTGCTAGAGAAAGTTGATAAGTTGCTGATTGGCGGCGGTATGATTTTCACCTTCTACAAAGCCCGCGGCTTAAGCGTTGGAAAATCGCTAGTAGAAGATGATTTTGTAGAATTAGCTAAAACCTTAGAAGCGAAAGCCAACGAGAAAGGCGTTACCCTGCTGTTGCCAACCGACGTCGTAGTGGCGGATAACTTTGCAGCGGATGCCAATGCTCAAACCGTTAGTGTCGAAAGCATTCCCGATGGCTGGATGGGTTTAGACATTGGGCCCGCCTCGGTGAAACTGTTCCAAGAAGCGCTGGCAGACTGCAAAACCGTAATCTGGAATGGCCCAATGGGTGTATTTGAGTTCGATCAGTTCGCCAAAGGAACCGAGGCGATCGCTCGAAGCCTAGCAGACCTTACCAAAACCGGAGCTACAACCATTATCGGTGGTGGTGACTCGGTGGCAGCGGTAGAAAAGGTAGGCGTGGCCGATCAAATGAGCCACATTTCTACTGGAGGTGGAGCCAGTCTAGAGCTATTAGAAGGAAAGGTTCTGCCTGGTATTGCTGCGCTCGATGAAGCATAG
- the leuB gene encoding 3-isopropylmalate dehydrogenase: MSDYRITLLPGDGIGPEIMTVAVSVLKCVGEQLDVQFEYQDALIGGAAIDATGTPLPDETLAACKESDAVLLAAIGGYKWDTLPRHQRPETGLLGLRAGMELFANLRPAKILPQLIDASSLKREVIEGVDIMVVRELTGGIYFGQPKGIFATETGEKRGVNTMVYAEGEIDRIGRVAFETARKRGKRLCSVDKANVLEVSQLWRDRMIKLAEEYPDVELSHLYVDNAAMQLVRYPKQFDTIVTGNLFGDILSDEAAMLTGSIGMLPSASLGASGPGLFEPVHGSAPDIAGQDKANPIAQVLSAAMMLRYGLDQPEAADRIEQAVMHVLDAGYRTGDIMSDGMKAVGCRAMGEALVAAMQ; this comes from the coding sequence ATGAGCGATTATCGAATCACGTTATTACCTGGTGACGGCATTGGCCCTGAAATTATGACGGTAGCTGTATCGGTTCTCAAGTGCGTGGGCGAACAGTTGGATGTGCAGTTTGAATATCAGGACGCCTTGATTGGTGGAGCGGCGATCGACGCTACTGGAACTCCATTACCCGATGAAACGCTGGCTGCTTGCAAAGAGAGCGATGCAGTATTGTTGGCAGCGATCGGTGGCTACAAATGGGACACTTTGCCGCGTCATCAACGCCCTGAAACGGGCTTGCTGGGGCTGCGGGCTGGCATGGAACTGTTTGCTAATTTGCGACCCGCTAAAATTCTACCGCAGTTAATTGATGCGTCTAGCCTCAAGCGAGAGGTGATTGAAGGGGTCGATATCATGGTAGTGCGAGAGTTAACCGGGGGGATTTACTTCGGACAACCCAAAGGCATCTTTGCTACCGAAACCGGGGAGAAACGTGGCGTCAATACAATGGTCTATGCTGAAGGCGAAATCGATCGCATTGGTCGTGTAGCGTTTGAAACGGCTCGAAAGCGCGGTAAACGCTTATGTTCAGTAGATAAGGCAAATGTGTTGGAAGTCTCGCAACTGTGGCGTGATCGCATGATCAAACTGGCTGAAGAGTATCCCGATGTCGAGTTATCACATCTCTATGTAGATAATGCGGCGATGCAATTGGTGCGCTATCCCAAACAGTTTGACACGATCGTCACAGGTAATTTGTTTGGCGATATTCTATCTGATGAAGCTGCCATGTTGACGGGAAGTATTGGCATGTTACCGTCTGCTAGCTTGGGGGCGTCAGGGCCCGGGTTGTTTGAACCTGTGCACGGCTCGGCTCCTGATATTGCTGGACAAGACAAAGCTAACCCGATTGCTCAAGTGCTGAGTGCAGCGATGATGTTGCGTTATGGGTTGGATCAACCAGAAGCGGCCGATCGAATTGAACAAGCGGTGATGCACGTATTAGATGCAGGCTATCGCACGGGGGATATAATGTCGGACGGCATGAAGGCGGTTGGTTGTCGGGCGATGGGTGAAGCGTTGGTTGCTGCGATGCAGTAG
- a CDS encoding RecQ family ATP-dependent DNA helicase translates to MSKSRLKTNLEQIAKTRFGYTEWRPGQKEAIQSVLKGHDTLAIMPTGSGKSAIYQIAAFVIPGATVVISPLIALQRDQVNAILNQDIGDAAVINSAIDSSEREDAFEQLEDGDLEFIFLAPEQFNQAETLERLQAAKPSLFVIDEAHCISAWGHDFRPDYLRLGQIIDALDHPRILALTATAAPPVRSEIIERLNMRNANVIVQGFDRPNIELVVERFDDEGEKQTYLVNQILKVKKPGIVYVATRKRAEELTKQLQEHGIKSEYYHAGMKASDRQETEIAFMDDQIEVLVATTAFGMGVDKPNIRFVFHADISDSIDSYYQEIGRAGRDHELSRAILFYNPEDLNLRRFFSSSGQVNLADINQVVEALQLQIDPIAPKDLQSQLDLSKTKLKSALNYLTDAGAVENTPTGEVKLRPKADLDAVAEAVLETQEQRRQVERSRLDMMRNYAEIRSCRRQYLLNYFGEKFAGPCTTCDNCKASITQDDAKTQETETTQHQQPYPVDSRVKHKSWGEGTVMRYEGETIVVLFEQVGYKTLDVRTAILRQLLQRVKP, encoded by the coding sequence ATGAGTAAATCACGCCTCAAGACGAATCTAGAACAAATTGCTAAGACACGATTTGGTTACACAGAATGGCGTCCCGGTCAAAAGGAAGCAATTCAATCAGTTCTAAAAGGGCATGATACGCTTGCAATTATGCCAACGGGATCTGGCAAATCAGCAATCTACCAAATTGCGGCGTTTGTTATTCCTGGCGCTACGGTTGTAATCTCGCCTCTGATTGCGCTACAACGAGATCAGGTGAATGCCATCCTGAATCAGGACATAGGAGATGCGGCAGTTATCAATTCGGCTATTGATTCGAGTGAACGAGAAGACGCATTTGAACAACTGGAAGATGGCGATCTAGAATTTATTTTCTTAGCACCAGAGCAGTTCAACCAAGCTGAAACGCTTGAGCGATTGCAAGCGGCTAAACCTTCACTGTTTGTGATAGACGAAGCTCACTGTATTAGTGCTTGGGGGCATGACTTTCGTCCGGATTACTTGCGTCTGGGGCAAATTATTGATGCATTAGACCACCCGCGTATTCTAGCCTTAACTGCTACAGCGGCTCCTCCGGTACGTTCTGAGATTATAGAGCGATTAAATATGCGCAATGCCAATGTGATTGTGCAAGGATTCGATCGCCCCAACATTGAGTTAGTAGTAGAACGATTTGATGATGAAGGCGAGAAACAAACTTACCTAGTTAATCAAATTCTTAAAGTCAAAAAACCAGGAATTGTATATGTAGCGACTCGTAAACGCGCTGAAGAACTGACGAAGCAACTACAAGAACACGGCATTAAATCTGAGTATTATCATGCTGGCATGAAAGCATCCGATCGCCAGGAAACTGAAATAGCGTTCATGGATGATCAAATTGAAGTACTAGTAGCAACAACGGCATTTGGCATGGGTGTAGATAAACCTAATATTCGTTTTGTATTTCATGCTGACATTAGTGATTCGATCGACTCCTATTATCAGGAAATTGGTCGGGCAGGACGAGACCATGAACTGTCCCGCGCTATTCTGTTTTATAATCCCGAAGATTTGAACTTGCGCCGGTTTTTCTCAAGCAGTGGACAGGTCAATCTAGCAGATATTAACCAAGTTGTGGAAGCGCTGCAATTACAGATAGACCCAATCGCGCCTAAAGATTTACAATCCCAACTAGATCTGTCGAAAACAAAATTGAAAAGTGCGTTGAACTATCTGACGGACGCAGGTGCGGTAGAAAACACGCCAACTGGCGAAGTAAAATTGCGACCTAAGGCAGATTTAGACGCAGTGGCCGAAGCTGTGTTAGAAACCCAAGAGCAAAGACGGCAGGTCGAACGATCGCGTCTAGACATGATGCGCAACTATGCCGAAATTCGCAGTTGCCGTCGTCAATATTTGCTCAACTATTTTGGTGAAAAGTTCGCTGGCCCTTGTACAACTTGCGATAATTGCAAGGCTAGTATCACGCAAGATGATGCTAAGACGCAAGAAACCGAAACCACCCAACACCAGCAACCCTATCCAGTAGATAGTCGAGTCAAACACAAATCATGGGGTGAGGGTACTGTGATGCGGTATGAAGGCGAAACGATCGTGGTTTTATTTGAGCAGGTGGGATATAAAACGCTAGACGTGAGAACTGCTATTCTGCGGCAACTGTTACAACGGGTAAAGCCATAA
- a CDS encoding glycosyltransferase, whose protein sequence is MNILFLDQSGHLGGAELSLADVAESHRDRCLVGLFADGPFRAHLEKRSIPNTVLVHNTIQIKRSSGWIHSLSQTYFLLPCILQVAKLARSYDLIYANTQKALVIGGLASRLACRPLVYHLRDILSAEHFSTANRFIAIKIANYCASLVLANSEATRSAFIAAGGQPNITQVVYNGFIPEQYQIDADSTNQLKHQLGLKDDQFIVGHFSRLSPWKGQHVLLKALAKCPEQIVTLLVGDALFGEQEYVQQLQQQVIDLGLENRVHFLGFRSDVPQLMAVCDLIAHTSIAPEPFGRVIVEGMLCDRPVIATRAGGATELIESGKTGWMCTPNDADQLAAKILYCYHHPCQTAAIAHEGKRQASQRFNLQFTNQVIDQHLDSVLQQSQKISPLRKAMPSNTLFNQSTF, encoded by the coding sequence ATGAATATCTTGTTTCTTGATCAGAGTGGTCATCTTGGCGGCGCAGAATTATCGTTAGCAGATGTTGCTGAATCGCACCGCGATCGATGCCTAGTTGGGTTGTTTGCTGATGGTCCATTTCGAGCACATCTAGAGAAACGATCTATTCCTAATACTGTTCTTGTGCATAACACTATTCAGATCAAGCGAAGCAGCGGGTGGATACATAGTCTCAGTCAAACTTATTTCTTGTTGCCATGTATTTTACAAGTTGCCAAACTAGCTCGTAGCTATGATTTGATCTATGCTAATACCCAAAAGGCATTAGTGATTGGTGGACTTGCCAGCAGGTTGGCGTGTCGTCCGCTGGTCTACCATTTGCGTGATATTCTCTCTGCCGAACATTTCAGCACTGCGAACCGTTTCATTGCAATCAAGATTGCTAACTACTGTGCCTCGTTAGTGTTAGCCAACTCTGAAGCAACTCGATCGGCTTTTATAGCAGCAGGTGGACAACCGAATATTACTCAAGTTGTGTATAACGGCTTTATCCCGGAGCAGTATCAAATTGATGCTGACTCTACAAACCAACTTAAACATCAACTTGGACTTAAAGACGATCAATTTATCGTCGGACATTTCAGTCGCTTGTCGCCTTGGAAGGGACAACATGTGTTACTCAAAGCTTTGGCAAAATGTCCGGAACAGATTGTGACACTGCTAGTTGGAGATGCGTTATTCGGGGAACAGGAGTATGTACAGCAACTACAGCAACAGGTAATTGATCTAGGCTTGGAAAATCGTGTTCATTTTCTGGGATTTCGATCGGACGTGCCGCAGCTAATGGCAGTCTGTGACTTAATTGCTCATACATCTATCGCCCCAGAACCGTTTGGACGAGTGATTGTAGAAGGGATGCTTTGCGATCGACCTGTCATTGCGACTAGAGCAGGTGGGGCCACTGAACTGATTGAGTCTGGTAAAACTGGATGGATGTGTACTCCCAATGATGCCGATCAGCTAGCGGCTAAAATTCTGTACTGTTATCACCACCCATGTCAAACTGCTGCGATCGCCCACGAAGGTAAACGACAAGCTAGTCAGCGCTTTAACTTACAATTCACCAATCAAGTCATTGATCAACATCTTGATTCGGTACTACAACAATCTCAAAAGATATCACCATTGCGCAAAGCAATGCCGTCAAATACACTTTTCAATCAGTCAACCTTTTAA
- a CDS encoding glycosyltransferase family 4 protein, whose product MSQSKILCIGNGWFPLMPGGLNRYVYESIHHLSQLGSSIEFCGVGIPNQAECSLSASIQLTNLCDSKAFLVHRLLSAWRYFANRKVAPCPDAINLHFALYGLPILSILPAEIPITFTFHGPWALEGQQESENRITTLLKHWIEQQVYQRCDRFIVLSRAFGEVLHQHYQIPWSKIYLIPGGVDTERFQPRLTQQAARQHLHWPSNRPILFTPRRLVPRMGLDQLLTALVQVRQQIPDVWLAIAGRGPLQTQLQQQCRDAGLSDTVQFLGFLPDDQLPIAYQAANLTVVPSQALEGFGLVVLESLACGTPVVCTPVGGMPEILQPFAPQLLIPDTTVHAIATHLVAALSGELLLPSSTDCRAYVKQHFDWHSISQQIQQVLLQSGKKST is encoded by the coding sequence ATGTCGCAATCCAAAATTCTTTGCATTGGTAATGGTTGGTTCCCATTAATGCCCGGTGGACTAAATCGCTATGTGTATGAATCGATTCATCACCTATCGCAGTTAGGAAGTTCGATCGAATTCTGCGGAGTGGGAATACCCAATCAAGCAGAATGTTCATTGTCGGCTTCGATCCAGTTAACAAATTTATGCGATTCAAAAGCATTCTTGGTACATCGATTGTTATCGGCTTGGCGTTATTTTGCTAATCGTAAGGTAGCCCCCTGTCCTGATGCCATTAATCTTCACTTTGCTCTCTATGGATTACCTATCTTATCCATCTTGCCTGCTGAGATTCCAATCACTTTCACGTTTCACGGCCCTTGGGCCCTAGAGGGACAGCAAGAATCTGAAAATCGAATAACTACCTTACTCAAGCATTGGATCGAGCAACAAGTCTATCAGCGTTGCGATCGCTTTATTGTTTTGAGTCGAGCATTTGGCGAGGTTTTGCATCAACACTACCAAATTCCCTGGAGTAAAATTTACCTGATCCCGGGTGGTGTAGACACTGAACGATTTCAGCCCAGACTGACTCAACAAGCAGCACGTCAGCATCTGCATTGGCCCAGCAATCGCCCGATCTTATTCACGCCCCGTCGTTTAGTGCCGCGCATGGGCCTCGATCAGTTGTTAACGGCGCTTGTACAGGTAAGACAACAGATTCCCGATGTTTGGCTAGCGATCGCCGGACGAGGACCGTTACAGACACAATTACAACAGCAGTGTCGGGATGCTGGATTGAGTGATACGGTGCAATTTCTTGGTTTTTTGCCCGATGATCAGTTGCCGATCGCCTATCAAGCGGCCAATCTCACTGTTGTGCCCAGCCAAGCCTTGGAAGGATTTGGGTTAGTGGTGCTGGAGTCTCTTGCCTGCGGCACGCCTGTAGTCTGTACGCCTGTGGGAGGAATGCCCGAAATTCTTCAACCTTTTGCGCCCCAGTTACTCATTCCTGATACAACAGTCCATGCAATTGCAACCCATTTAGTGGCGGCCTTGTCGGGCGAACTATTATTACCATCGAGTACCGACTGCCGCGCTTATGTGAAACAGCATTTTGATTGGCACAGCATCAGCCAACAAATACAACAAGTGTTACTTCAATCAGGGAAGAAATCAACATGA
- a CDS encoding class I SAM-dependent methyltransferase, giving the protein MTTQKITATTALFWNQIYTNHTTRMPNASDPMLLAAIEFFGDIRNRKLLDLGCGDGRSSLFFAQRGAQVTAIDISEVAIHNLTQFCHDQAITNINPVHCSAFDIAELGSFDFIFGNMILHHLEPFDAFVRVLHQGLATDGKAYFRENSAFSSLLVWFRNHVVGKFGIPKGGDDDEAPLSPQEVAQLQQAFQVEIDYPELLFFRLASQYLLRGRLHSLMKQLDDYFFQFPTFRKYSYRQNLFLSSK; this is encoded by the coding sequence ATGACAACCCAAAAAATTACTGCAACAACTGCATTGTTTTGGAATCAAATTTATACAAATCATACAACACGAATGCCGAATGCATCTGATCCAATGTTGTTAGCTGCGATCGAGTTTTTTGGAGATATTCGCAACAGAAAATTGCTCGATTTAGGGTGTGGGGATGGTCGCAGTTCTCTGTTTTTTGCTCAACGTGGAGCACAGGTGACGGCGATCGACATCAGTGAAGTAGCAATACATAACTTGACTCAGTTTTGCCATGACCAAGCCATTACTAATATCAACCCCGTTCACTGTTCAGCGTTTGATATCGCCGAGCTAGGCTCTTTCGATTTCATCTTTGGCAATATGATTTTGCATCATTTGGAGCCGTTTGATGCTTTTGTACGTGTTCTACATCAAGGATTGGCAACTGATGGCAAAGCTTATTTTCGTGAAAATAGTGCGTTTAGTTCGTTGCTAGTTTGGTTTCGTAATCATGTTGTTGGTAAGTTTGGTATTCCAAAAGGTGGCGATGATGATGAAGCTCCGCTGTCTCCTCAAGAAGTGGCACAACTACAGCAAGCTTTTCAAGTAGAAATAGATTACCCAGAGCTATTATTTTTCCGTTTAGCATCTCAGTATTTGTTGAGGGGCCGTTTACATTCGTTGATGAAGCAACTAGACGACTATTTCTTTCAGTTTCCCACGTTTAGGAAGTATTCATATCGGCAAAACTTATTTCTCTCCTCGAAATAA
- a CDS encoding glycosyltransferase has translation MSKLRVLFFVNGSQESAAGIRAHSFAERLPATWIIHFQYRSRPKWKSIVSFVRSAISFSPDVIYVIDVAYTGVLAGYIARKIRPCKLIIDTGDVAYELAKSTGRYSPQQLFLIHWIEQLAVRNFDYIIVRGSYHKDWLEKQGIQPVAFIPDGIDTRQIALIDAQPIRSKLGLEDCLVVGLVGTMSWSEHHQMCYGWDILAAMQLLKDQPIKALLVGDGSGRSILEQQAQAWGIADRVLFTGQVPYAQLADYLAAMDVCVSTQSNDLVGQVRTTGKLPLYLAYGKYVIATDVGEARRVLPNVGYLLPYCGVRDDNHPARLAAHLRQLVTSDRLRTLDHARYHRARQIAKEHFDYQVLAQRVEKICQELVRS, from the coding sequence ATGTCTAAATTGCGAGTATTGTTTTTCGTCAACGGTTCTCAAGAGAGTGCGGCTGGTATTCGTGCTCATAGTTTTGCTGAACGGTTACCTGCAACCTGGATAATTCACTTTCAGTATCGATCGCGCCCTAAATGGAAAAGCATTGTTTCGTTCGTTCGATCGGCAATATCCTTCAGTCCAGATGTTATCTATGTCATTGATGTGGCTTATACAGGTGTGCTAGCGGGATACATCGCTAGAAAAATACGGCCCTGTAAACTGATCATTGACACCGGGGATGTAGCGTATGAATTAGCAAAATCCACAGGACGCTATTCACCACAGCAGTTATTTCTAATTCATTGGATTGAGCAATTAGCAGTACGTAACTTTGATTACATCATTGTTCGCGGTAGTTATCACAAGGACTGGCTGGAAAAACAGGGAATTCAGCCAGTTGCCTTTATTCCAGATGGTATTGATACCAGGCAGATTGCTTTAATCGATGCACAACCAATTAGAAGTAAGCTCGGTCTAGAGGATTGCTTAGTTGTAGGGTTAGTTGGAACCATGTCTTGGTCAGAACATCATCAGATGTGCTATGGCTGGGATATTCTTGCTGCGATGCAGTTGTTAAAAGATCAACCGATCAAAGCGCTATTGGTAGGAGATGGTAGCGGCCGATCGATTCTAGAACAGCAAGCCCAAGCGTGGGGAATTGCCGATCGCGTTCTATTCACCGGACAGGTTCCCTATGCTCAACTTGCAGACTATTTAGCCGCAATGGATGTATGTGTTTCTACACAGTCGAACGATTTGGTTGGGCAAGTGCGAACAACGGGCAAATTACCTTTGTATCTTGCTTATGGCAAGTATGTGATTGCCACTGATGTAGGTGAAGCTAGACGAGTGTTACCAAACGTGGGATACCTGCTCCCCTACTGTGGTGTTCGTGATGACAATCATCCTGCCCGTTTAGCTGCCCATTTAAGGCAACTAGTGACATCCGATCGTCTGAGAACTCTTGATCACGCTAGATACCATCGCGCTAGGCAGATTGCTAAGGAACACTTTGATTATCAAGTATTAGCACAACGGGTAGAAAAAATTTGTCAGGAATTAGTTCGTAGCTAA
- a CDS encoding glycosyltransferase family 4 protein has protein sequence MKIAMTHVDLPNEAKGGVAFQAHYLANALVDRGHDVTMFTLSSGDTDCRYRIHQYHLPSCFRRFKAFMFAVYLAKTDFSRFDVVHTHGDNYLLWNCHPQIRTFHGSAQDEARSAVRWQRRLYQSVLAGLEPFSVRWADISVGVSQATQSKIPAISTIIPCGVDTTYFRPGRKSMQPSLLFVGTVEGRKRGQYLANVFTQEVRPRFPNAELWMVSDRAVVGEGIVNLGKVSLEALSHLYQQAWLFCLPSTYEGFGVPYIEAMAAGTPVVATTNPGAQEVLQDGEYGLIVDETKLGQQINRLFQDPDLREVYARKGLNRVQAFSWSSIVTQYEILYRQLSTDLIHHYRSEYV, from the coding sequence ATGAAAATTGCTATGACGCATGTCGATTTGCCCAACGAAGCCAAAGGAGGGGTTGCATTTCAAGCCCATTACTTGGCGAATGCGCTAGTCGATCGCGGACATGACGTGACGATGTTCACACTCAGTTCAGGCGATACTGATTGCCGTTATCGCATTCATCAGTACCACTTGCCATCGTGCTTTCGTCGCTTCAAAGCATTCATGTTTGCGGTCTATCTTGCTAAAACTGATTTTTCGAGATTTGATGTTGTGCATACACATGGAGATAACTACCTGCTTTGGAATTGTCATCCCCAAATTCGCACGTTTCATGGATCTGCTCAAGATGAAGCCCGATCGGCTGTGCGGTGGCAACGACGCCTTTATCAAAGCGTGTTAGCTGGCTTAGAACCCTTTTCAGTTCGCTGGGCAGATATTAGTGTCGGTGTTTCGCAAGCAACTCAGTCCAAAATTCCAGCTATTTCAACGATCATTCCCTGCGGTGTTGATACAACCTACTTCCGCCCCGGTCGCAAATCTATGCAGCCTTCTTTATTATTCGTTGGTACTGTAGAGGGACGCAAGCGTGGTCAGTATTTAGCAAACGTATTTACACAGGAAGTGCGGCCCCGTTTTCCGAATGCTGAACTGTGGATGGTCAGCGATCGAGCCGTCGTGGGTGAAGGGATTGTCAACCTGGGAAAAGTTTCGCTGGAAGCACTCAGTCACCTATATCAGCAGGCTTGGTTGTTTTGCTTGCCAAGCACGTATGAGGGGTTTGGAGTTCCTTATATCGAAGCGATGGCAGCAGGTACGCCTGTGGTTGCAACGACTAATCCAGGAGCACAGGAGGTGCTTCAAGATGGAGAATATGGACTCATTGTAGATGAAACTAAATTAGGACAACAGATCAATCGGCTATTCCAAGATCCAGATTTGCGCGAGGTCTATGCCCGTAAAGGACTCAACCGAGTGCAAGCTTTCTCTTGGTCAAGTATTGTCACTCAGTACGAGATACTTTATCGCCAATTATCTACTGATCTCATTCATCATTACAGGTCAGAATATGTCTAA